The window CTTTATGTCCGATATGCGCGTTTCGTCATTTTGGCCCTGGCACAGCTCTATTAGTAGTGAAATATTGTCGTGCTCAAGCTTAtggtttattttgtttgttgtgcatATGGCTTTACATTTTATGGAGTGATGCATTGTAGTTTGGGAGCGAAACCACGTAGCGCCAAATGGCTAACTAACGTTAACgtttagctaacgttagctagctagctagcttatCCTTAGCTGTTAATACGAAACAACAGTGTAAAACTAACACTGCATCTCAGAACATAGGTTGCGCCGAAAAAACTTAAAACTGATCTACACCACTCCGTCCACTGGCAACAGGATTATTGAGCAAGTGTGAGATCGCCTGACCCACCCTTTACCAACGAAGGGCTCGGGAGTGTGATCGTAGCGGCAGCTTCACAATAAATGTCGTTTGTTTACGCTGATTCCAGAGTTCCCCCCAACCCCTGCCCCTAGCCGTATCACTCCGCACAGCACTCAATATTGAAATGGAAACATTTAATTAACTAAATGTCTCCAAAATGACGCGTTGTTATGGTAGTAGACAAGGTAAGTATTTGGATTTTGAGAACGGGACGTTTTAACGGAGTTTGTTATGTGAACATTGAAAACGGACTACATTCAGAAAGTGGACGTCTTCATTTTGCATGAAATATAGGTGGATTGAACTATATTTTTTAAATCCGCCTTGGACCATTTGAGAagcaagtaaaaacaaacaatgaagTGGTAAATACTACATTATCTAATTTCCAGCAACTACGCCAATGTGTCATTTAAGCATATCCACATCAACTTGTAATTCGTAACTTTGTTCTACGACCCCTTCGATTGCAAATAGAAGCGTCCACAAAAATGGCCGGGACTGCTTTCCTGGTGTGGATTGCACTTTTGATGGATTGTTGGAATGGCCAATAAGAAAATACTTCAAGCTTAGCAACAGCAAAGTTATCCTGTTGACCAATCCGGAAAGAGAAAGGTGGGCTTAGTCGCGCTCAAGACTCTACCATTTGATTGGTCCAAATGTTCGTCTGTTATAGTAGACTTGTGGACTATGTAGTTTCATGTGGGGTTTTCTGCCAACGTTTCATACGGTTATAAAACCACAGGCCCCACAATCCACTGGGCGTTACAAACAGTAGCATGCGCATGGCTAGAGGCGGAGCTGCTATATAAACACGAGCTCCCTCTTCTTGAGCAGCACACTGGACACTGTTGTGACGGCAGAACGCGGTCTCCGAGTGAACCATTGCCGAGGCAGCATCGAAACAGTTAATGGTAGTTAGCGACAGTTGCTCTGACAAACACTTGGAGGAGTAACAAGTGTTTACTGTTCGGAAGTgtacttttactttgttttgaagCGTCAGAGATCAAAGTTACTTTAGTGATTTCGTCTCAGTCTGGAATCCGTATAATTTGTTCAAATTGAGTTTATCGCCTTTTAATGACTTTTGAAGCTCCGTCTTGAGAGCATGGGCGTAATCTAGCATGTGTTAAAGCGGAGCCATCAGAGCGGAGCATCAGGATGACAGAGCCAGCGGAACAGACCCATCACCTGAAAACTTCAGGCAGCCCATCAGGTGGGAGCAGCGGAGTCGCTTTGGAGCATCTCCCAGCCAGCAACCATGGAGCACCACAGAACGGCGACAGGGGGCGCCAGAgagagcagaaacagcagcagcgggCGGAGAACTGTGCGGATATCAACACAGGCAAGTTATGGCAAATGAAAGGCGACCAGCGGAAGGTGTGTCCTGCCTTAGATGCCGGAAATGAGCACGATATCCACGCAGCAGGCGGTAATAATCACACCTCACAGGGAAAGAACGGCCAAGGAGGACCGCTGCCGGAGACTTTGAACCAGGTGCAGGAGGGTTTGCACATCGACTCCGACACTGGCTTAGATGCGCGCCTGGGCAGGAAAAGGCACAGGCGCAGGACCTCCAAGAAGAAGCGTCACTGGAAACCTTACAACAAACTTTCCTGGGATGAAAAGAAAGCcctggaggagagggagaccGCTCGGGCTTCTCGGATGCGAGAGGAGATGTTTGCCAAAGGGCTGCCTGTAGCCCCGTACAACACCACCCAGTTCCTAATGGACGAGCACGACCGAGAGGAACCGGACCTCAACACTGAAACCGGTGTCAGGCGGCCTTTAGGGGTCGGTGGGCGCCTGGAGGACACCGGCAGCGAGGAGGACTTTTTCGAcaacgaggaagaggaggacgatgaCGGCAGCGGCGGAGGCAGCGATGGTATCGGGAGGGCCGGGAACGCAGGTGGGGAGTTTCTCCAGAGAGACTTTTCCGAAACCTACGAGATGTACCACGTCGAAAGCCTGCAGAATATGACAAAGCAGGAACTGGTGCAGGAGTACCTGGAGCTGGAGAAGTGCATGTCccggctggaggaggagaacaacCGGCTGAGGCGTGCCGTGGAGCCCGGAGGTCTGACCGTGGAGAGCTACCTGGTCCGAgtcagagagatggagagggaaCTGGAGACACTGAGAGCCCAAAACACGGAGCTGCTCCTGCAGAGTCAGCTCAGCAAGGACAGGGGGCAGGTCGCTACCAATTAAAGGACGCCGGCCAAGTAGGGAAAACCATTTGGATAAGGTAAACATGGGACTACTTcagttatttcattttattaaaaaataaaaaagtcatcAGTTTTCTGTAATCAGTTTGTCATCTGGACAATGCAATACTTGACGTTTTCTTTTCTATTTGGACTCCAAGGTTTCCTGTTCAACTgttcaattgttttttttttcaatatgaaatgtaaatatttcCAAATCAAAGATTCTTTTATAAAGAGAGGGTATTTAACAACCAGgatattttgtttgtttccctGGTCAACCTTGTTGGTATTCATTGACGTaaactgttctttttttatttaaaaaaaacaaaacaaacattgtcTATGTGGCATTTCCACccttaagaaagaaagaaattcaaaaCAGAAATTAAGGCTAAATTTGGCCACTTTGCAAAAGACTTGTTTTTGCAGGAATAAACTCCAGAGTGAACATTTTAACAGTTGTGTGTTAacagttcaaataaaaaaaatctgatacaAACTGTCATGTGTCTCAAAGCCTGctcaaaaaaagaggaaactgttaataaaagctgcagcactgaggtATACTGTGCCTGGCTTTTGTCAGATTACAAATGATAACACAAGCTTGTCTTGGTCGGATACTGAAATGGGCCAGATGACATGTAAATAGGAAGAATAcgcagagggtggagggggggatGGGATATATAGAGGACATGCGCTTCATGAAGACTCAGTTAAACCCATTAAGGTCATTATGATGCTCGTTTTTatgtgaaaaaaagatttggtgCAAACGTATTGGAGTTAAACTAATTTTCACATCTATAAAATACATATGCAAAGACCATCAAGTTTTCTTCATGTGCACGGGCAATCTGtgccagagggcctggagagacctTATTCAGCTGCAGCCTCTAGAGGGCGCCATTCAgctcatattttttttgttgcctgCATTgccaaaaaaaaccttttcctGTGCAAAGTGTGAAAGTGtgaaatgaaaaacattcagagtttttttaaacatagttctgtttatttacatCATATAACCTTGCTTTAAAGCACACAGCCATGAGGGGAAATGATTTCAGGCGGAcaacttgttttttgtttttttttttagtccagTCATTTTTCTTATTAGTTATACTCGAAAGCAATTCCAAATGTACACAATACAATATGTTACATATTCTGATAGTATGtacaaaaaagattttaaaacaaTGACACATTAGGTAAAAATCACATTTCAGACATCACCTGCCGAGGTTTCCTTTTTTTGATGAAGCCGtgggctgtttgtttgtttcatcttTAGGAAATTGGATGTCGTCTGGCATGACCTAATGCGGGTTTTAAGGGTAGGGCTTGTTAGGTGTACCATATTCACACACTGTGGATTACTAGGCAGAGAGATGAccttagttttttttaaaggaaaagcaGCTGAGAGTACTATGCCTTTTCCCTCTTAGCAGCAACAGTAATAGCTGTTAATGCCTCTGCTGAAGGCAAAGAGAGTGCATAGATGTGTCCTTGGCTTTAAAGTGTGCTTTTCTTTCTGTTAGACCGCTTTAATGTACACATCTTTGGGTCAGTGCCTTGGTTATAACCGTCAACCACgggagaggagggagcagaCCAAGAAATAAGAGAAGGAAATGGAAAGATAAGAACCGAACATggcactgcagaacaaaaacacattccaGGAATCAGGCACTTGTAGAACAAATCTTGAGGTAAGACGAGACtaaaagttatttattattatcgTTTCGCTTCACTGGGTTATTTGGTCAGGTGACAAACAAGCCAGAACGTCTCTGTCtgtggcgttttttttttttgttgtgatggCAGATCGGTCCCACGATAAAGACGAGAGAGAAACAATAgattcatgttgtgtttttatttcctccaGTGTACCATTTCCCCAGTCAGGGAGGAATTATTAGAACCTGACCTTATGGAAAACTCCTCACCACGTATCCCCAAGGTAAATGAATGTGCTGACAAGTAGAACCTCCAGAGGGCAAAAGATCCCAAACAACAGAGGTGAATGTGTGTTATATGCCAAATTATAGCAGCCTGTTCAGgcttcccctctgtctctgttacAAGAGGGAACATACTTTATGTTGAGCTCAGTAAATATGAGCAGATCTGTGGAGGCAATGCTCAGTAATCCCAGACatgaataacaaaacaaaaaggatgAGGTCAGCCTTCACAGTGCAGTGAGCTGCCTGCAAACTCTCCAGTATCATCTAACAATTACCAACATTTACATCTTGCTACATGTAGTCATTAGATAGCTGATGATGCAATCTTATTGAACTTATAGCCACGACATAATAAAGACTGGATCTCATGAGATAAAGGTTTTCTGCACAGTGCTGTGAATCAGAGAAAGGCCATCTATGAGGAAATAAGGAACAGGTTTAGTCGTGTTTATCTCCTTTGAACAGGTACGCCCAAGAGGTGAaatcacaataaaacatttttaagttttaactttaatacaaaatatatataatatataatatttatatatattgaatataaaacaaacaaacaaacaaaaagaagaatatATTAAGGGAAACATTTCAAGTAACATCTTGAAAGAAATGACTGTGCACTTGTATGCACATTTTTGTAAACCATTAAAAAaggaactaaaaaaaaagtaaaaacaaataacataatatttatatttacaagGTTAACTTAACAAGGCTTTGTACAAATGTTACAAAATTGTTcaacacaaacaccagcacGCTCAGACATGACCACGAATATTGTTGCgcaaacacacattaacatttattaacaagcggagagagagagagagagagagacgactGTGTTTCACGTGTTCagagtgtaacagtgtgtgtggtcagaggaggaagaggtcagGAAGACTGGTGTGAAATATTTTCCCTCTTTAAATgggttttatttgatttttattgtaaatttaAGTCTGTCTTTTCCGGCTCACTGAAGTAGGTTTAACAAGAAGCACCATTCTCTCAAGAACCATGCAGAGGCTGCACTTCAGCATCCCCCTCTGGACACTTGAAGGGATTAACCCTTTAATTTAAGTAATCTGTGAGCTACAGGAAGGAAGAGAAGACAGGAAGGATGTTCGCTTATTACTCAAATGAGAAATTCTTGGTCGTAATCGAGGTCggtttgtgtctctgtatcATTTCTAGAAAAGCACACAAataggaaaaagaaaacaaaagctttGGCAACACTGGAATGCCCCTTGCCATGCAAATGgagcttatttaaaaaaaagaagggtgagctgttttgtttgtttttgacctAACCACCGTGAAGCACCTGACCAGAGCCCTGTTTTTACTGACCTGCAAGGGAGTCAAGCGGCTCCCCCTCAGGATCAGCAGCCTCGTTCCTTGGTGTAGTGGGTGGCGTCAGCTGGTGGAGCTCACAGGTACTGGTGGAATCTAGAAGTGGGCGCCTGGCGTATAGATGGTCCCTGGTCGAGCGCGTCTGCATCCCGAGGCAGCCCTTGTGTTTTGATCTGGTTTTGATTGATAGGAGACAATGGCAACTCGTTAACAGTCAATGGGGGTCTCTTGTCGGACGTCTCAGTCGGGGAGGCCACCACAGTGTGTCTGCGCCAGGCCCGTCTCTTCCTGCGAGTCTCGGGTGAAAGCGGTTTCCTTAGTCCCACGCTGCGTAGGTCGTCGGCTGAGCCCAGCAGCCGAGCACGAACCTGCTCAGCTAGAGATTTGCCGCCCAGGCCGGTTGGGGTGAAGGAGGTGGCCTCGCAGGGCAGCACAGCAGACTTGGTCCGGGCCGGGTGCAGGCTGTCCTGGCTGCTGCCCGAGGAAGTGTTGGTCCTGGAGGTGTCCCCCCTTACTCTGGGAGCACCCTCTGAACCAGAACCCGTCCCTtcgctctgagctgcagccccAGACAGCTCAAACAGGTCCAGGGAGCGAGCTTTGGTCTTCTCTGATTTTAGCTTCTTCCTGGCCAGAGTGTCACACTGGATTAGCTTGTGGGAGTTAAAGGAAGGCCGTGAGTGCAGTTTGTgagtggtggaggaagaggagaaggaggaggacgagggtGTGGTGGAGCGCGCCCCTCCTTCACTCCTCTCTGCAGAGTCCggcgtgtgtgtgaggggagtGGGTGGGGCAAGAAGGTTTGTGGGTGAGAGAACTGGGGGTTTGTAGTGTGTGTAGAGGAAGCTGCGAGGTGCTGCTGGCGGTTGTGTGTTCACAGGTGGTGTTGGGTGTTTATCGGGTCTCTCCTGGGTGAGGGAGCGTGAAGCAAAGCCGCTCTCATTGTCTGTCTCACTCACCAGCTCGCTGTGCTCATCGTCGGCATcgtcccccctcccctctgacCCCAGGCTCCGTCCTAATGTGGAGAGGGTGGAGTAACCAGAGACAATAGAGCGAGCGTCCTCTGGAGCTCGCCACCTTGGCCccttcacctccacctgcacctcctcttcctcgtgtAACAACGTGGGTGCCTGCCTTTCTCCtgccccctcttcctccttgcaGCACGGCCGGCTGGGAACAACCGCCACCACCTGTTCTTCTACCTCTTCTTTCGCTCCGCCTTCTGCAacttcctcatcatcatcctcctcttcctcttcttcttcctcttcgtcatcatcctcctctccctctgctcgAGGAGCAGTGTCTCCCACAGgcgactctgcctcctcttcctcctctgcccctAGGTGTCCAGCTTTGCTTGGCTCGTGTTCTGAGTCGTCGTCGGTGCTGCTGCCCACGCGGCGGGCGTTGTGGCGTTTCCTGCGTTTGCGGCCTGTGACAGCGGACATGATGGACAGAGTCAGGAAGTCCTTGGCTGTGAGGTCCTTCTTTGACCCCCACGACCCCTAAAAAAGGAAAGATGTCACTATTTTCTCCATATTTCTACAGAGGTATGAATTTAGGGTAACTGCGTAAGGAGACGTTACCTTTGATTTAGCTGAGTCACTGTTGGTTGAGTCTGGGGAAAAAGGAAATAGAGACATGACTGGGTCAGTACAGAGGATGTAAACAAAAGGCCAGAACAGTCATGGTGGAGGACACAGAGGCTGTTGTAAAGGAAAAATCCACAGACAAGAAACTGCCTCTGCACTGCTctctacacacactcacacttgatgtttctgaggaaacagcaggtgtttttttccagtgtaGAGCGGAAAACACCTGCTGTGACATCAGCCACATTCCCAACATGCTCTTTGGTTTCGGTTTGTAGCGAGCAGTGCAGCTGTAGTTTTTCCGACTTCAGAAAAATCCTTCTGATGAATTTTTAAGAACCGAAACTACCTCTGTGTCTTCAAGTATGACACCCCACTCCCCACCCTGCCAAGGACAAGGACACTGATTTACACACTGAAGTATGAGGACGTAATGATTGGGGAAGTAGGGTTTGGTGTTGGAGGAGCATTAGGAAACCACAGCACACGTCGATGACATCACCAAAAACACAGATGACATCAGTCAGTGAAAGAAGCAGAAATCATTGAGAGTGTGAAAAGAAGcacaaaacacatacacaacaatACAGCTGgttttgtcttttaaataaaACTACGTCCAAACCTCAGGATGGACAGGGGATTTGGTGAGGTGGAGGCTAGGTGGAGCCATTTCTTATCATAAGAGGATTAGATCATTTTGTGGCCAGCTTTGAAATGGTGGCTGGCCACAGCACAATATAATTGAAAGGAAATTAGCATTTAAGCCAATTGACACATCAGAAATGGCACCACCTAGGGTCCCTTTAGAGCCACAAGTGTGATTAGGAGCCTCGTGACCTTGTTGTGCTGACTGACACTGCCCATTGGATGGGTGGAGCGCAGTGCTTGACAGACAACAGCACTTGTTGTCTCTCAGTGGCAGACCACAGTTTACACTCCAGTGTCAGATACAGCAGCTTTAACAGGCAGGCAGCATCCAGCCATCCATTAATTCATTAGTCAGACCGGGGCCAACACTGAagtgacatgtttttttacagagaCCTCAGTCTGACACTGAGAGGGACACTTTCAAGGAGGGTAATGGAGACCATGGAGACACAAACCATCACCACCACTGACAtgctcgctcacacacacccatTATTACGCTTTTATGACATAATGCACTGactctgcgcacacacacacacacacacacacacacacacatacatacacacatatattgcCAGGGGAGTTCCCATCCTACCGCAGTGGCTGCTCCACAGGCTCAGCTAAGAGAAGGAAATGCAGAAACGTACAGAGAAAGTGAAAGATGAGCAAcgtggaggggaaaaaaagaggtcaGCAGAAAGGAGAGAAGTACAGGCACGCTAtcaaacagaaacactgcaaATTCTAATGTAAGACTTCAGTTCTCGTGCTGCCTTCCAGTTCTGCTGGAAAGTAGGGAATTTTAGCAAAAGGAGGTTCTGCATTATATAGTTTTGTCTTCAGTGCCAATTACAAAAAAACCTCTTTTCCTTTCCATTTCCTTAAACGAAAAGCAGCATTCATTTTGAATACCTGATTAAATGCTAATGGTCGCTTTAGGCAACAAAAGGTCGTAAGCAGTGTGCTCACCTGAGGCCTCCCCGAGCAGAGCGGTCCTGCCGATGTTGGACAGCAGGTGGTCAATGTTTGGGGCCGGCTGCACGTCCTCCGTGTCCACCGGCGTCtggagagacagacacaaagcagacaGTATTTGTAATGCATCAAAATGACATTTCGTGTATATTCGTCCtgaaaacattgagatgcagAGGTGCAGCGCTCATTAATTACATAATAACTGCTGTTTACTAATGAGACATCGTCTTTACTGTCAGTCTGCTCGCACCGATATATGGAAACATACCTTCTCATCTTTGTCGAGCTCTTCTGTGAAAAACCAGATGCACTACAGGagtgacacagaaagaaacattCAGCATGAACAGGACTTTAATACATGCATATGAGTGCTGTATGGATGTATCTCTCACATGTTGGATGAGTGTTTCTACTATCTTGTAGCGGTCGGGCATGTGTGTGACCATGTCTTTCATGTTGTCCTCGGACGTCCGAACCAGCGTGGGCCCAAACACCAGAGCAAGGTTACGAGGCTCCATCTGAACACACCAGGCAGAAGATCAATGGCATTGGAACACCGAGGACTTCACTATGATATACACTTCACTGCGCTTCACACaccttgtttttgtctgagtgGTCAGCTACAGTCTTCAGGTGAGTAACCAGGAACTTCAGAGTGTGGTAATAATGATCTGGAAGGTCTCGGATCTATGAGAGGCAGAGAGCAATAACACTACTGACAAACCTGTTTAACCTGCATACACAAAGCagcaatgcaaacacacaccagttTCTTCATGgtcttcagtctgtctgatGCACTTTCCATCCGATTGGCATCAATGAAGTCATTGTACTTGTCTGTGAGGGCATTagaaacattaaaatgtgaggtgaggtgaggtaaGATGGAGTGATTTGATAGTGCGACAGCTTGTCGGAACATGTTTGCAACTAACCGTTGGTGAAGAGCGGCTCTGGGAGTTTTCTGAAGAAGGATTTGAGTAAACTACTAACGACATTGAGGTCCTGCCATTTCTGTTGACAACAAGGAACAAAAGCTTCAGTGAAGAAGGTTTTCAGTCTGGATCATTTGGTCTGAAGTGTCAGAGtatttcctcacctcctccgctGGGTTGATTTCGACTCCTTTGTTGAGCTGGTCCTGAAGCAGCGACACCATGGCGTTGTTCCCTGGTACTCTGTAGATTCCGGTGTATTCCAGGCCCATCTCCTCTACCAGACCACAGCAGATCTCTACGATCAATGGGATGAACTGAAAGGGAAAATGGCCAAATTGTAACAACAGAAAGATGATacaagatgcagacagagactgACATTATCCATTCTGACCTTGTTATTTACACCAGGCTGACATTCCTCCAGCCTCACACCAAACGCTTTGGGACCAgctttctttgtcttcttcatGATGTTAATTCCCCATGGAGACTTTGGAGGACTGCTCTCATCTGGAGACAAGATTGACCAGAATTTTTTTTAGAAAGGACTGATCATACAGCACCTCCAgaataattaaatgtaaaaaagatGAGCTCTCTGAAACTACAAGACATCCTTCTTTAAATATCGCAGTCACAGGCTTTTCTAAATATAAAACCGCATTACTCATAGTTGCTGTTCACAGTGAAGATGTTTCTAGTTCACCACATGATGTGTTCTGTGGCAGTCTTAGTGTCAGCTAGGTTGATCTTTGTTTTCCTGACACTGACCTTTGCCTTCTGGTTTCGGGGAGCGTGGTGCTCCAGCAGGGTCCCCTCTGTTATTAAGTAGGAAGGGAGGCTTCATGCGATGCATCCTGGGAGACGAGTCTGGCTTGCTGGCTGTTGGACTGtagggggagacagagacacgAGTGTTAAGTGTACATTTTTtccactgacagacagatcCTTCACTATCAGTCTTTTAAGTTGCCAGTCAGGGGGGTCAGTGGGTTCAAACCCAGATCAGAAGAGTATCTTTTATCAGCTGACTCacctttgttttctgtaatcATTCAGCTTCTTATTGATAAGAGCCTGTCTGGAAAAGCCAAGCTcctgcaacacacaaacacatatacaaTGTGTTTTTGTCCACAGACAGAGCATCTGGCAGGTAAAGGCGTCCCCTTACCTCGTTGTCCGTCTTGCTGTTCTCCCTGATGACCTTTATCCAGTCCAGCATGTCCTCCCGGTCCTCCGCCTGCAGCAGGTACTCACAGAAGTCCTGTGTGGTCAGCCGCAGTGCGTGCTTCCTTTTGGTCTCGCTGTACGCAATGTCCACCAGGCAGCCCCggatgctgattggctgctcgTCCTCAGCTGAACCTCCGATAGTGGCCCCGCGGAGCACCGCCTCCCTCTTATCCTTGTAAAGGAACAACGAATGGGAGCGGAGAACGGAGAAGACCCGCTTCCACGGCCGCATGCCGCTGCCCACCTTCTGTGAACGAGAGATGACATGCGACTGAGTGAGTCATGCAAATGTTGTTGCACCTCGATTACGTTCGGATTAAACTTCTTTTTACCTTGCCCTTCTCTGTGAGGATTTGTTTGAAGTGCAGCCATCCTTCTCGCCGTACATCGCTGTATGTGATGTTTCCCAGCTCTGAGGTGGAGTGGCGTTTGGAACGAACCTCATCCGCCGTCCCAAGGTTGTCcagagactgaaacacagacagtcagatcaGGTATTGATATGTGGATTAAAACCAAGTGTGAATTAGAAAATCCTTCTCTATGCAACAATCTCCATTTTTACCCATAATGTTTCATTTCATGACAACTTT of the Parambassis ranga chromosome 8, fParRan2.1, whole genome shotgun sequence genome contains:
- the hexim1 gene encoding protein HEXIM1, whose product is MTEPAEQTHHLKTSGSPSGGSSGVALEHLPASNHGAPQNGDRGRQREQKQQQRAENCADINTGKLWQMKGDQRKVCPALDAGNEHDIHAAGGNNHTSQGKNGQGGPLPETLNQVQEGLHIDSDTGLDARLGRKRHRRRTSKKKRHWKPYNKLSWDEKKALEERETARASRMREEMFAKGLPVAPYNTTQFLMDEHDREEPDLNTETGVRRPLGVGGRLEDTGSEEDFFDNEEEEDDDGSGGGSDGIGRAGNAGGEFLQRDFSETYEMYHVESLQNMTKQELVQEYLELEKCMSRLEEENNRLRRAVEPGGLTVESYLVRVREMERELETLRAQNTELLLQSQLSKDRGQVATN